One window from the genome of Nicotiana sylvestris chromosome 9, ASM39365v2, whole genome shotgun sequence encodes:
- the LOC104210063 gene encoding probable beta-D-xylosidase 2 has protein sequence MSGGLSNPTSTLFIFCFFLIAISVQARPPFACDPRDRATKNFPFCQTNLAIGDRVRDLIGRLTLQEKVKLLGNTAAAVSRLGIKGYEWWSEALHGVSNVGPGTKFGGDFPGATSFPQVISTAASFNASLWEEIGRVVSDEARAMYNGEMGGLTYWSPNVNIFRDPRWGRGQETPGEDPVVAGIYAERYVRGLQGNEEGDRLKVAACCKHYTAYDLDNWSGVDRFHFNAKVSKQDMEDTFDVPFRSCVREGKVASVMCSYNQVNGIPTCADPELLRKTIRGGWGLNGYIVSDCDSVGVFYENQHYTSTPEEAAADAIKAGLDLDCGPFLAQHTETAVQSGILKEASIDTNLANTVAVQMRLGMFDGEPSAQPYGHLGPRDVCSPAHQELALEAARQGIVLLKNHGPVLPLSPPRHRTVAVIGPNSDVTVTMIGNYAGVACGYTSPLQGIAKYAKTIHQEGCGDVACSDDRLFPRAVDAARQADATVLVMGLDQSIEAEFRDRTGLLLPGFQQDLISQVSKASRGPVILVLMSGGPVDVTFAEKDPRIGGIVWVGYPGQAGGAAIADVLFGAHNPGGKLPMTWYPQEYLNNLPMTTMDMRANLAKGYPGRTYRFYKGPLVYPFGHGLSYTKFINTIAEVPNMLAIPIFGRHASNTTSKAIRVTHAKCSKLSIQVHIDVKNVGSKDGTQTLLVFSKPPVGLWVPHKQLVAFQKVYVPAGSLQRVTINIHVCKYLSVVDRAGVRRIPIGEHSLHIGDAKHTLSLQASVLGVIKS, from the exons ATGAGTGGAGGCCTCAGCAACCCCACCTCTACTCTgttcattttttgcttctttcTAATTGCAATATCTGTTCAAGCTCGTCCCCCATTTGCCTGTGACCCAAGAGATAgggctaccaaaaacttcccctTTTGTCAAACAAATTTGGCCATTGGTGATAGAGTAAGGGACCTCATTGGGAGGTTAACATTGCAAGAGAAGGTGAAATTATTGGGGAATACTGCTGCAGCTGTGTCGAGGCTGGGAATCAAAGGCTATGAGTGGTGGTCGGAGGCACTACATGGAGTGTCAAATGTAGGACCAGGGACTAAGTTTGGTGGTGATTTTCCAGGAGCCACCAGCTTCCCTCAAGTCATTAGTACTGCTGCTTCTTTCAATGCTTCCTTGTGGGAAGAAATTGGACGG GTAGTATCAGATGAAGCAAGAGCAATGTACAACGGAGAGATGGGAGGACTGACATATTGGAGCCCAAATGTGAACATATTTAGAGACCCAAGGTGGGGCCGGGGACAGGAGACACCCGGTGAGGATCCAGTGGTAGCCGGTATATACGCCGAGCGTTATGTGAGAGGGTTACAGGGAAACGAGGAAGGTGACCGGCTGAAAGTAGCGGCATGTTGCAAGCACTACACGGCTTACGATCTCGATAACTGGAGTGGGGTCGATAGATTCCACTTTAATGCTAAG GTTAGCAAGCAAGACATGGAAGATACATTCGACGTACCATTTAGAAGTTGTGTTAGAGAAGGTAAGGTGGCTAGTGTTATGTGCTCTTACAATCAAGTCAATGGCATACCAACTTGTGCTGATCCAGAACTTCTTCGCAAAACCATACGCGGCGGTTGGGGTCTTAACGGCTACATTGTCTCCGACTGTGACTCCGTCGGAGTTTTCTACGAAAATCAACACTATACATCAACACCTGAGGAAGCTGCTGCTGATGCTATCAAAGCAGGCCTTGATTTGGACTGTGGGCCTTTTCTGGCCCAACATACTGAGACTGCAGTGCAAAGTGGTATCCTTAAAGAGGCTTCTATAGATACCAATTTAGCTAATACAGTTGCTGTCCAGATGAGGCTTGGTATGTTTGATGGAGAACCATCAGCCCAACCTTATGGTCACCTTGGCCCGAGAGATGTTTGCAGCCCGGCCCATCAAGAACTCGCGCTTGAAGCTGCTAGACAGGGCATTGTTCTTCTTAAGAATCATGGGCCTGTTCTTCCTCTTTCTCCTCCACGCCATCGCACTGTTGCTGTCATTGGACCTAATTCGGATGTTACCGTCACAATGATTGGAAATTACGCAG GTGTTGCATGTGGATACACAAGCCCATTACAAGGAATAGCCAAGTATGCAAAGACCATTCACCAAGAAGGTTGTGGTGATGTAGCTTGCTCTGATGATAGACTATTTCCTAGAGCTGTAGATGCTGCACGTCAAGCGGACGCAACTGTGCTAGTAATGGGCCTGGACCAATCTATTGAGGCTGAATTCAGAGACAGAACTGGGCTCCTTTTGCCTGGGTTCCAACAAGATCTCATCTCCCAAGTATCCAAGGCCTCAAGAGGTCCTGTTATATTGGTCCTTATGTCTGGGGGCCCAGTTGATGTTACATTTGCAGAGAAGGATCCACGAATTGGTGGTATTGTTTGGGTTGGTTATCCTGGACAAGCCGGTGGTGCTGCTATTGCTGATGTCCTTTTTGGAGCCCATAATCCAG GTGGGAAGCTGCCAATGACATGGTACCCACAGGAGTACCTAAACAATTTACCAATGACAACAATGGACATGCGTGCAAACTTAGCCAAAGGTTACCCTGGAAGAACATACCGTTTCTACAAAGGTCCATTAGTATACCCATTTGGGCATGGATTAAGCTACACTAAATTCATAAACACAATTGCTGAAGTTCCAAACATGTTAGCCATTCCAATATTTGGTCGCCATGCTTCCAACACAACAAGCAAAGCAATCAGAGTAACACATGCAAAATGCAGTAAATTATCAATTCAAGTTCATATCGACGTGAAGAACGTAGGATCAAAGGACGGTACACAAACATTGCTCGTATTTTCAAAGCCGCCAGTTGGACTTTGGGTGCCACATAAACAATTGGTCGCGTTTCAAAAAGTGTATGTCCCGGCGGGTTCGCTGCAACGAGTGACGATAAATATTCATGTTTGCAAGTATTTAAGCGTGGTAGATAGGGCTGGTGTTCGAAGAATTCCAATAGGTGAACACAGTCTTCATATTGGTGATGCTAAGCATACCTTGTCACTTCAAGCATCAGTTCTTGGGGTTATTAAATCTTGA